One part of the Gadus macrocephalus chromosome 8, ASM3116895v1 genome encodes these proteins:
- the LOC132462644 gene encoding peroxynitrite isomerase THAP4-like — protein sequence MASLACPFYLPAKLDKAVSSLDWLLGNWESVEPGKGSYPSLKDFRYTEDLHFAQMGQPIINFMFNASDAETKKILHRECGFIRMQTGTNRVAFIIAQNSGLVEVEEGELVGKKLSLHTQALARPSFAKEPHVKEVSRVFQLQPDGKLEQTLSMSTDKQPMTQHLHVTYSRLA from the exons ATGGCTTCATTGGCGTGCCCGTTCTACCTGCCCG CTAAACTGGACAAAGCCGTATCTTCTCTGGATTGGCTCCTGGGTAACTGGGAATCAGTCGAGCCCGGAAAGGGGTCCTACCCCAGCCTGAAGGACTTCCGCTACACGGAGGATCTTCACTTCGCCCAAATGGGACAGCCCATCATCAactttat GTTCAATGCCTCCGATGCAGAGACGAAGAAGATACTTCACAGGGAGTGTGGCTTCATCCGAATGCAGACGGGCACCAACCGAGTGGCGTTCATCATCGCACAGAACTCTG GACtggtggaggttgaggagggggagctggtgGGAAAGAAGCTGAGCCTACATACACAAGCTCTGGCCAGGCCATCGTTTGCCAAGGAGCCCCACGTCAAGGAG gTCTCCAGAGTGTTCCAGCTCCAACCAGACGGGAAGCTGGAGCAGACGCTTTCCATGTCAACGGACAAGCAGCCAATGACTCAGCATCTGCACGTCACCTACAGTCGCTTGGCTTGA